The DNA sequence AACGAGTCCGGCCAACGAGTCAAGCTGTCATGCGTAAACTGGGTGACTCATCTGGAGACCATGCTAGCAGAAGGCCTTAGCAAGCAACCAGTAGATGTAATTTCGAAGCAAATAGTAAGCACGGGATTTAATTGTGTTCGGCTTACTTGGCCTCTTTTTctgttcacgaacgactcgttAGCGAATTTAACGGTCCGAAAATCGTTTCGGAGTCTCGGATTATTGGAATCGGTTGCGGGGATTCAAGCGAATAATCCGAAGATTATTGATCTTCCTCTGATCGATGCTTACCAGGTAAACGCTTTCGTTTTCATCTTATCTACCTAAACTTAACGATAACGTAGAATACTTGTACTAATTGAAAatgatggataaaaataattagtgCAAATATACAAGTTGCCGTTGTTAAACCAAAACGTTATCTTAAAATAAAGATTAAGATTGTGTTAGTTTAGTATCTGACCTGTCATACTCATCATCAATTAAgacaatattttcatatatttaaatatttaatcatagattaaaaaacagagagattttgttaaatatataattctcGGGATCTTAAAATACTCGTGCACCCATTTTGGTACTTAATCGTCAAAcatcttattaatatttttcgagCTAGGAGGATTTCGAAACATAGCATAACTGTGACATGATATGATAACCTAGTTTGCATCGACAATTAGTAAACAAAGAGAGATTATCAATGATAATGACaattaaataattgtattaGTGATGATGACTTTTATGCATGTTAAGTATTAAGATAGTACAGGAGATAATGACTTTTATACACTGGCAAACAGCATTATTGACTATAGCACAAACGTATACAATAATCAAATGTTTGATCATATCATGTTTAACCGCAGGCCTCTGTTTCGGTTTTTGTATAATTCTGCGATTAGCAACAAATTTGTGTTAATTAATGTAATTAACGTGTTAATTAATCATTTGGTGTGATCAGGCAGTGGTGTCTAATCTTGACAGTAACAATGTGATGATAATTTTGGACAATCATATAAGCAAGCCAGGTTGGTGTTGCAGTGATTTTGACGGCAATGGCTTCTTTGGAGATGTCTACTTTAAGCCTGAAATGTGGATTAAGGGCTTAATTAAAGTGGCGACGATGtttaattcaactaaaaatGTGGTTGGCATGAGCTTAAGGAATGAACTTCGGGGTCCTAGACAAAATTGGAATGATTGGTACAGGTACAATACGTTTGTTGTAACTCAAGTTTTTTTTTAGACGTATATTTCCGGGATAACCTAGTGATAAAAGCGTATCGTGGGCGTTTTTGATTTGATCAGATACGTGCAACAAGGCGCGGAAGCTGTGCACTCGGCTAATCCAAATCTTCTTGTGATTGTTTCGGGGTTGAGTTACGACCGGGATCTTTCTTCTCTTCTGAAGAAACCATTGAACTTGACATTCACCGGGAAAGTAGTGTTTGAAGCGCACTGGTACTCGTTCTCAGACGGGTCAGCTTGGATCGATGGCAACCCGAACCAGGTGTGCGGACGAGCTGTGAAGTACATGATGGAGAAAGCAGGAGGGTTCTTGCTGGCTCAAGGATACCCTTTGTTTGTGAGTGAGTTTGGAATAGACCAGAGGGGAACTAATGATAATGACAATAGGTACTTCAATTGTTTCTTGGGATGGGCTGCTGAAAATGACTTGGATTCTGCATTGTGGACACTTGGTGGGAGTTACTATTTGAGGGAAGGTGTGGTTGGATTAGAAGAGTTTTATGGAATGTATGATTGGAACTGGGGCAAGATTCGAAACCCTAGCTTCTTGCAGAGAATTGCAGCACTCCAGTCCCCACTTCAAGGTCCTGGTGTGTCGAACAGTCGTCCTCATAAGATAATTTACCATCCAGCAACAGGGCTTTGTGTCCTCCGGAAATCCCTGTTTGAGCCATTGAAGCTTGGTCCGTGCTCCATGTCTGAGTCCTGGGAATATAGTGCTAGAAACGTGTTAACGATCAAGGGAACTTACTTCTGCCTGCAGGCTGACAAGTTGGGGAAGCCGGCAACACTGAGTATTTTTTGCAACGGGGAGAACACAAAATGGGAAGCTGTTTCGGACTCGAAGATGCACTTGGCTTCCAAGCTTAACAATGGCAGTGTTGTGTGCCTGGATGTCAGCTCTGATAACTCTGTCATCACAAGCACCTGCAAGTGTCAGGGCAGAGACAAAAACTGCGATCCTGGAAAACAATGGTTCAAAATTGTTAACAGCACACGTGATGCAACCGCTACCAATAGTCTGCTTGCCATTAAAGAGGCAACCAATTTGCTAAAAGAAGTTATGCTAACAAGTTTCTGAACATAAGTATGGGAACATTAACTTGACCAGGAACAAGTTAGCCGATTTATAAAATGTGACAAGAAACCAACAGGAACATAATATACAGAGTCTACAGAGGAGGGCTGTCAAAGTTGAAGATAGGTTGCTTGCACTATTATGTTTGCTAGGCAAAGCTCACTATATATACTGACAAAATTAAACTTACTTATATTTATagctaaatttattttatctgttCCAATAAAATTATGCAAGTAAAGACTCGGTTGTGAGTAAGTAAATAATATCCAAGTACAACGAAGGAGGATAACATTCAAACATATTTTTCATACAGGGTTAACAGGCCAAGCGATAATTCCAATCACAATTGCCACACACGTAGGCTTAATACAAAACAGAAACTAAACATCATAGCAATTTATTCTTCCATTGCATCCCCAGCTTCGATTACTTCAACCAACTCTCTCAATGGTGTAACCTTTGCAGTCAGAATCTCTGCAAGCCAAACAATACTGATGTTAATACTGATACTCTCCTGTTTAGTATGGTCGGTGCACAACCTTTGACAGCTTATTATACAAACCCAAATTCTTATAGCTTACTACATAAATCACAAACACAGTACCACAAATAATTGCACTGCTCTGGGCCCACTTTTACCAAATTATATTGGCATCTTTTCATGAGCTACAACTTTAGGTAAAAACTCACAGAGAGTGCAGGAGTCGCATGCAAATATAGGAAGCATATTTTGGCCTAACCACAGGACTGCAGGAGTATAACATAGATAGATGCCAATTGCCAAGGCATGCACCTTTGACCGAGAGAGGTACACTTTGTTTATTTACGTTTGTTTATGCAAGATAAGAATGCATCAAGTGTAAACGAAGTTAATAAATGAAAACCTGACATTAACAAGAAACCTGTTCCAATTTGAGGATTCTAAAGCAGAACGCGGGAGCGCGTTAAAACAcagtttttttcttgttttgcaaACAAAAAAGAAAGGGAACTAATAGATATAATCTAATATACATGCTGAAACGAATTTGTTGCTTGTACCATATTTAGCAATATAATGGTAATTGGAATAGTCTTTAAGTTTGATAAAATAGGTCCAACTAATCCTCCCTCCCTGTCTTCATTTTTGcttaaaaatagtttttaaagaGAATGAAGCCTGTGGTGTTAaagcatctccagcagagtcCTTACAGGTTCcctaaatatgtatttttttaagggattactacattttattgaatgagAACTCCCAACATCATTCCCTATTTAtattctctattattattataacattatattcaacttgttataaggagagagaaaggagggaaagagtgggaaaaaggagagaagtgaatattttattcttcaaaatagTACGAGAGCATCTCCAGCATATTAGCTATATGATTTCCTAAGCTATAATTTTGAGGAATATGCACAAAAATTCACTCCAGCAGAGTCCCTACTCATTCCTTAAATATTAGGATCCATTTTCCATTCCTCATAAATAGGTAATCCCTAACTCATTCCTTATTTGgtttttaatgatttaatattcaaCTCTCACCTTTTGCACACTCTAACCCACATTTTTTTGTtatctttttgttaaaagaatttgaatttaatattataataatgacATGGAACACAAATAGgaattattgttggagttgtcaatcaatatagagtccctattttttagaaattgaattgtttatcatatatttagggAACCTCCTTAGGACACTGCTAGAGATGCTAATGGTTCCACAATCCTTAAATTTGAGGAATGAAGTTGAcatcctaactttttaaggAATTGCTAGGACTGTGCTGGAGTTGTGTTTTGTGTCATATTCCCTATTATAATAGCTTAGGACACCATATGGCTAAGCTGCTGTAGATGCTCTAAGGTCCTTGACTTTTAGCACAAGTGAATCCTATATGTACTATTACGACTTCACTACAGTCACTAGTCGTGCCTTCTGCATCCCCCTCCTGCCGATATCCCACCTAGGGTAAGTGCGTTtgcaagaatgaaacttaatTTATGCCGAAGTGATTCCCAGGCAGGTCTGGCTTACAAGTTTTATTCCTAACTGTGCTAGCTTCAGGGGGAGACTTTTAGCTCATATCTATTTAGATTACCCAATAATTCCTCGGGGAACAAAGGCTACTATGATAAAGTGGTTCTCTAACTCCAAAAGTAATACATACATCATCCTAATGAAAGGAGGAAGCACAGAAAAAGTGAGGCAGAGAGATCAGGTTTCCAATCTCTTTCAAGAAACTGGGACTGTTTGGCTATTTTATTCTcttctcttttaaaaaaaattgcgaAATATTCATCCTGTACACATATATTTGCATGATTTTGCAAATTTGTCCATACAGATCACGCTTTTTAGAAATTCAAACACATTCAAATTTGTTACTTTTTAATTGGCAAATCTTGAGTTTTCTCGAGAAGCACGACTAAGCACACAAGTAAACATTATTTTCTCAACAATGAGCAAAGACAAACAAACCCACAAATCAATCATGCTCGAGAACATACTAAGCTTTAAAATTCGGGAAGACAATTTAACAGAAGTACTAACCAGTCTTCTTGGAGAAAGAGTAGCCCTTTTCACTTGTAAAAGTACGAGGATTTGGCATCTCATAGTTTCTCAAGTACTCCTTGTGTCCCTGTACAAGCAAAGCATATAATCCAGGAGGATAAATAAGGAGTATGTCGTTAAATCTATTATTTTACAGCAGATTATAAAGCAAGCACAAGCATACCTTGGTTATTACACATATGTCAACATTGCTTCCACTTCCCAAGTCATTGAATATTCCAGACCGAATAGCATCACGTACCAAAGCAACTCCGTCATCCCTCTAAAAATGAATAAATACTGATATCAGCTGTAGATTattattgatataaaaaaagGCTGACTACCCAACAGCCACCAGAACAAATTAAGAAAACATTGCCTAAACCTACCATTACTCATTTCCAAGATAATTGATATACACATACAAAGAAATTACATTTAGTACAAAATGAAAGTAACTAACCTGGTAAAAGATAAATATGGAGCAGGCAACAAATAAAAGAGCACAATCCTAGAGTAGGAAACTGTGGAAGTACATTACTTACATTCATTCCCTCCACGTATCTTGATTCAAAGACAGCCATCGCAGCAAGTGAACCGGACCCCATCGTAGCAAACGGCAGGGTGTCAGTTGACCCATGAGGGTAGATCTGTTAAACAGTCAATAGTTACaattataacatgctttgactGTAAccaatatatagtatatacatgCAAATAACTTGGTAAGTAATTTTATAATTCACCGTGTGCAAATGTGGACCAGtgacatcaactccaccaagcACCAAAGCAGCTGAAACGTGACCTTGGTAGCTAATAATGTAAAATGGTCAGGCCTTTATCAATACAACTCCATTACCCAATAAGAAATCCCCATGAGATCCATGTCAAATTAGTTTTACCTGAAAAGATGAGATTTTAGCAGTGTGAGTGCTGTCACAACCCTCGATTCCCTGCCAGTGTGATAACGGTGCAGCTTTAACTGAGAGCTAATATTATCTGCAAAGACAATGAAGTTTAACTGGAAATGTTGTACTACAatcaattatcaaatatataactCAAACTTCACAAAATATAGGCAATGGAATATGGCAATGCCACAGGACTTGAAAGTACCTGTCACAGCCTCTGTATCAGCAGCAGTCCCTGCTCCACAACAATAGATGTTTGGAGCCATGTAATGTATTTTCTCACAATTTTTGTCAGCGACAATGGGTCCTTCAGTAGCTCTAGTATCGGCTCCGAGAATAACACCATCCTGAATGTATATAAAGATTTATTAGAGTATATTCAGGGAAGGGCTAAAGCAGAGGCATCATTTAGAGGCTAGACATTAACATTCAAGGTAGGACTGATATGGATATCCATCTTATATAgttatatcattaattattcCATCCATTTTAACCTGTTTGATGTAACAACTAAAATACTTGGCCTCAAATATCATGCTCTTCCTTGTATATGCCAAATTAGACACATTGGTTCCATCCATTTAAACTTGTTTAATGTAACAACTAAATATACTTTGGCTTCAAATATCGTGCTCTTCCTTGTATATACCAAATTAGACACAATGGTTCCATCCATTTAAACTTGTTTAATGTAACAACTAAAAATACTTGGCCTCAAATTTCATGCTCTTCCTTGTATATCACAAATTAGACACACTGGGCTTTGTAAGAAAAGCGCCTTTAACACTCCTGAGGAAACAATTTAGAGCAGGCACCAAAGGCAAATCAGTGAAGTGCCAAAAAAGCGCCTTGGCTTTGTGACCCAAAAGTGCTCCTTTGTGTTAACGAGGTGTTCAGTTAGAAAAACATTCTCCTTGTCACATGTTCACCTATTATTGGAGATGTATACTAAAACATAATCCATATCCTTTCTGTTGTCACtcgtttcaaaatacttgtagGTAGTCAATACTCGAGAGACCAAAAATAAATCAACAAAAAACTCCCTCACCCTTCTCTTTTGTCCAATACACATAGATACTTCAGATAAACTTTAAACTAATCATCCAACAAATGAAGCAAAATTTATCACCCtcttaaaaaattgaattactggtaaaacaattataatttcAGATTGCTATTGTGGAATAGGTGAATA is a window from the Daucus carota subsp. sativus chromosome 8, DH1 v3.0, whole genome shotgun sequence genome containing:
- the LOC108199257 gene encoding glycosyl hydrolase 5 family protein, which gives rise to MRTSSYSFLFLTILHVLLPSLITNHHHSAAALPLSTDTRWIVNESGQRVKLSCVNWVTHLETMLAEGLSKQPVDVISKQIVSTGFNCVRLTWPLFLFTNDSLANLTVRKSFRSLGLLESVAGIQANNPKIIDLPLIDAYQAVVSNLDSNNVMIILDNHISKPGWCCSDFDGNGFFGDVYFKPEMWIKGLIKVATMFNSTKNVVGMSLRNELRGPRQNWNDWYRYVQQGAEAVHSANPNLLVIVSGLSYDRDLSSLLKKPLNLTFTGKVVFEAHWYSFSDGSAWIDGNPNQVCGRAVKYMMEKAGGFLLAQGYPLFVSEFGIDQRGTNDNDNRYFNCFLGWAAENDLDSALWTLGGSYYLREGVVGLEEFYGMYDWNWGKIRNPSFLQRIAALQSPLQGPGVSNSRPHKIIYHPATGLCVLRKSLFEPLKLGPCSMSESWEYSARNVLTIKGTYFCLQADKLGKPATLSIFCNGENTKWEAVSDSKMHLASKLNNGSVVCLDVSSDNSVITSTCKCQGRDKNCDPGKQWFKIVNSTRDATATNSLLAIKEATNLLKEVMLTSF
- the LOC108199258 gene encoding proteasome subunit beta type-7-B, whose translation is MANVDFDVPAKGGFSFDLCRRNEMLMKKGLKPSSFLKTGTTIVGLVYKDGVILGADTRATEGPIVADKNCEKIHYMAPNIYCCGAGTAADTEAVTDNISSQLKLHRYHTGRESRVVTALTLLKSHLFSYQGHVSAALVLGGVDVTGPHLHTIYPHGSTDTLPFATMGSGSLAAMAVFESRYVEGMNRDDGVALVRDAIRSGIFNDLGSGSNVDICVITKGHKEYLRNYEMPNPRTFTSEKGYSFSKKTEILTAKVTPLRELVEVIEAGDAMEE